A window from Methylococcus mesophilus encodes these proteins:
- the nusA gene encoding transcription termination factor NusA, whose amino-acid sequence MANKEILLVVDVVSNEKDIEKEVIFSAIEEALRTATIKRHDGRYDVRVSIDRKTGDYETFRRWQVVEPSEELGGGVEFPDKEMLLEEARKTHSGIAVGEFVEEPFDSIEFGRIAAQTAKQVIVQKVREAERRKIADAYQGRVGELITGVIKRIERGNVFLDLGGNVEAFIPRDEMIPREAVRSGDRLRGILSAVRPDARGPQLFVSRTAPELLIALFRLEVPEVSENLIEIKGAARDPGVRAKVAVKSNDPRLDPVGACVGMRGSRVQAVSNELAGERVDIILWNENEAQFVVNAMSPAEIVSIVVDEDRHSMDIAVADENLSQAIGRGGQNVRLASELTGWTLNVMSSTQADAKTLEETQRLIQTFVEQLSVDENVSEILVREGFSSVEELAYVPSKELLEIEEFDEDIVEELRNRARDALLIKAIASEEKLEDTEPSQELLELEGMDRELAYRLARHGIRTLEDLADQAVPDLLDIEDMEEEKAAELIMKARASWFS is encoded by the coding sequence ATGGCGAATAAAGAAATCCTGCTGGTAGTCGACGTGGTGTCGAACGAAAAGGACATCGAAAAGGAAGTCATTTTTTCCGCGATCGAAGAGGCACTCCGCACCGCCACGATCAAGCGGCACGACGGCAGATACGACGTACGCGTGAGCATCGACCGCAAGACCGGCGACTACGAGACATTCCGCCGTTGGCAAGTGGTGGAACCCAGCGAGGAACTCGGCGGCGGCGTCGAATTCCCGGACAAGGAGATGCTGCTCGAAGAAGCGCGCAAGACCCACTCCGGCATCGCCGTCGGCGAGTTTGTGGAAGAACCTTTCGACTCCATCGAGTTCGGCCGGATCGCCGCCCAGACCGCCAAGCAGGTGATCGTCCAGAAGGTGCGCGAGGCCGAACGGCGCAAGATCGCGGATGCCTACCAGGGACGCGTCGGCGAGCTGATCACCGGTGTCATCAAGCGCATCGAGCGGGGCAACGTCTTTCTCGACCTGGGCGGCAACGTGGAAGCCTTCATCCCGCGCGACGAAATGATCCCGCGCGAGGCCGTCCGCTCCGGCGACCGCCTGCGGGGCATCCTGAGTGCGGTCCGGCCGGATGCGAGGGGACCCCAGCTTTTCGTCAGCCGCACCGCGCCCGAACTCCTCATCGCCCTGTTCCGCCTGGAAGTTCCGGAAGTCAGCGAAAACCTCATCGAAATCAAAGGGGCAGCGCGCGACCCCGGCGTACGTGCCAAGGTCGCCGTCAAGAGCAACGATCCGCGGCTCGACCCGGTCGGTGCCTGCGTCGGCATGCGCGGTTCTCGGGTACAGGCCGTGTCCAACGAACTGGCGGGGGAGCGCGTCGATATCATCCTGTGGAACGAGAACGAGGCCCAGTTCGTGGTCAACGCCATGTCGCCGGCTGAAATCGTGTCCATCGTCGTCGACGAAGACCGCCACAGCATGGACATCGCCGTCGCCGACGAAAACCTGTCGCAGGCCATCGGCCGCGGCGGCCAAAACGTCCGGCTGGCTTCCGAACTGACGGGGTGGACCTTGAACGTCATGAGCTCCACCCAGGCCGACGCCAAGACCCTGGAAGAAACCCAGCGCCTGATCCAGACTTTCGTCGAGCAATTGAGCGTGGACGAAAACGTCTCGGAAATCCTCGTCAGGGAAGGTTTTTCCAGTGTGGAAGAGCTGGCCTACGTGCCAAGCAAGGAATTGCTCGAGATCGAAGAATTCGACGAGGATATCGTAGAAGAATTGCGCAACCGGGCGCGGGACGCGCTGCTCATCAAAGCCATCGCCTCCGAGGAAAAGCTCGAGGACACCGAGCCCAGCCAGGAGTTGCTGGAACTCGAGGGCATGGACCGCGAACTGGCCTACCGCCTTGCGCGCCACGGCATTCGCACGCTGGAAGACCTGGCCGACCAGGCCGTCCCGGATCTTTTGGACATCGAAGACATGGAAGAGGAAAAGGCCGCTGAGCTCATCATGAAGGCGCGCGCCTCGTGGTTTTCCTGA